Genomic window (Streptococcus porcinus):
ATACCAACCAAGTATCAATTGTCCCAAAAAGAAGCTCTCCACGTTCTGCTCTTTCCTGAGCACCTGGGACATGATCAAGAATCCATCTTATTTTAGTAGCAGAAAAATAAGCATCAATGACCAACCCTGTTTTTTCATGGATCATGTCGGTGTAACCATCTGCTTTTAATTGATCCGCTATAGGAGCTGTTTGACGTGACTGCCAGACAATAGCATTATAAATTGGCACACCAGTTTTTTTATCCCAAATCACAGTTGTTTCCCTTTGATTTGTGATACCAATTGCTTCTATTTGACTTGGTTTAATACTAGATTCAATAAAAGCTCCAGCAATAACTGACTGAACTGAATTCCAGATCTGGTTAGCGTTATGTTCTACCCAGCCTGCCTGAGGGAAAATCTGCGGAAACTCTTTTTGGCTACTAGCAATCTTTTCCCCTTTTTTGTTAAAGATAATTGCTCGAGAACTTGTTGTTCCTTGGTCAATAGCCATAATGTACTTTTCTTCTGGCATGTGTCTTCCTCCTTGAGTAAGCGTTTTCTTTTCAATAATACTATTATAACCAATTTATTTTAAAGTGTATTATCATAAATTTTAATTACCCAAGAAATTTGTGATAAAAAATAAAAAAGTTAGAGGAACCTCTAACTTTTATGATTCTGGATCATCAAGTGAACGGCCATGTAAGCCTTTTTCTCGTTGAATTTGTCTCAACTTTTCAGGTGTCACATCATTTCCCTCTTCATCAACCACTTTAATTCCTTCAATGTGATGACGAACTGAGCGACGATAGCCTTCAATATATTCTTGCCGTAATTCAGCTTGTTCGACCTTTTCTGGTCCGGTTAAACCAACTGTTTTCTTTTTTCTTGCCAATTCATTTATTCGTTCAATTTTTTTAGGATCCATAACTGACCTCTCTTTTCCTCCACTCTAAAAACTTATTATTTAGTATTTAGAAGATTAAATTGTGCAACAGTTCCTGCTTTCTGCATCAATTCAGTTAATAGCGCGAGACGATTATTTCTAACCTTAACATCTTCGGCCATAACCATTGTATGAGCAAAGAAAACAGCAATTTTATCGGTCAAGGCAAAAAGTTGCTCTAATTTATGAGTGGCATTACCCTCCAATTGCAAGTCCGATATCGCTTGATAAAGTTGTTTTTCTTCTTGGTTCTCAAATAAACTTGGATTAACATTTACTTTTGCGTCAACCTTAGATGCAAGGTTAAAGACCCGAGAAAGATTTTCAACAGCCATCTTATATTGATCCGTTTTAGAAGCTTCTAAAAGTGCTTGAGCTGTTGCTAATATTTCTGGCACTTGATAATTAGTACTTGCCAAAACAGCCTCTCGAATATCTTTAGGAATTCCGTTACCCATCATCTTTTCAATACGAGCGGCAATAAAGGCCATAACTTCTTCTTGATGACTATAGGACAGACTTTCAAATGACAATTGATAGCAGTTAGCAATTAATTGATCCATCGGGATAGCCCAACCAAAAGCTTCAAGGATTCGAACAATACCTTGAGTGGCACGACGTAGAGCGTATGGATCATTCGAACCACTTGGAATGAGGCCGACCGAGAAGAAGGACAACAAAGTATCAAGTTTATCAGCTAATGCTAATATGGCACCAACTTTTGTTTCTGGTAAGGCTCCGTCTGCTGAGCTGGGTAAATAGTGTTCTCTAATGGCTGTAGCAACCAGTGAATCTTCACCAGCCAAGAGGGCGTATTTTTCTCCCATTAACCCTTGTAATTCATCAAATTCACCAACCATACCAGTTAGTAAGTCAAACTTATAAATTTGACTAGCTCGTTCAACAGCTTTTGTTTCCTCTACACTTAAATTTGCTTTTTCAGCTAAATAGTTAGCAATGACGCCTGTTCTT
Coding sequences:
- a CDS encoding DUF896 family protein, with translation MDPKKIERINELARKKKTVGLTGPEKVEQAELRQEYIEGYRRSVRHHIEGIKVVDEEGNDVTPEKLRQIQREKGLHGRSLDDPES